The DNA window TTGTCTTGTCACCCACCTATATCCGCTGGTCACCGGTGGTTTGACCACCACCCATGACCATccctttaaaatataattaaaatttcaCATTAACCCTGCTAGGACCGTCAATTAGCATGGCGAGTTGATCAACCGCATAGGGGCCTATAAAATTGGCCCCAAATCCTAATCCACTTACTTAAGTAATCTTAATCAAAGAAATAACATGAGGTTGGATTACTGCTTGAGTACcaccttttaatttttttaaccctAATATTGCATTCATTCCTAGTATAGTAGGAAATGAAGTTGTGTGATTAAATAAAGGTATTACAGTTCTTGTAATTTTAGGACCTATCTGTATTTCATGCCAAATTAAGCCTTAACTTCCTTGAGATGGTCCTGCCCAATCCTACTTCTCTTAACCTTAAATCAGAACGGGAACATTTTAATGGTGTCGATCTTAACTTTTTCCCGGTAGAAGTTCATGGATAAAATGACAATGTCCTATGAAGTGCATTTACAATTAATGTTTACTTGAGACAGGGAGTACGTACCGACACAACCATTTGTTATGTATGGATTTCCTTGGTATCCCTGTGCACATTTGCATCGGTAACCAACAAACGTATCAGTAGGTTTGCTTGTTATACACTCACTGTTGGTGCTTATGCAGGCATATCCAGAGCTGTTTCGTTTTGCATCTTGACATGTTAGATGAGCAGCAACCCATTGGACAGAAACAATTGGTGTCCCAACCTGAACATAAAGACTTTGTTTCCCCGGTTCATAATAAGTACCGATACTGGTTTCAGGATATTTTTCCCGGTCAACGTAGTATTCAAGAGTCCCGTTGTCCACATATATGTTTGTCACATGATACTGGTCTTCCAATAGAAGGGTTGATGATGCCGCATTTTTGTAGTTGAGGTAAAATTATTTTCCTGCAAAACAACCTTCTTCCATGCCAAACGGGAATGGAACGCTGATATTCCCACACTGGCGGATACAATTCATTTTCCGTTGTAATGGGTTATACCCTGATTgcaaagaaaggaaaaataattaattcatgattgttagcatataaaTTTGAATCTACAGAACTATTCTCTCTGTCTCTAAATATTtcacgccgttgacttttttaaatatgtttaaccgttcgtcttattcaaaaaattaagtaattattaatttcttttctatcatttgattcattgttaaatatatttttatgtatacatagagttttacatatttcacaaaagtttttgaataagacgaacggtcaaacatgttttaaaaagtcaatggcgtcaaatatttagggacggagagagtatttatcTAAATGCCTGAAATTGTCTAtttatcactttttttttctgccactAGATCATTATTCGATACACTCATATATTCAGTTATTGAGAAGGTAACAGAGTATAATCTAACTTTAAATGAATGCTATCACTTTTATGATCCCTACCAAtggagaatgaaaaaaaatctaattaatatatgaCAATGCATCTTCGTCAacagaaaaaattaaaacaatcaatgaaaattaaaataaagttaTACTAGAGTTGTACATATATTAAGCTTACCTACAGTGTGTTGTGTAAACTTATATGACTGGTAAGTAAGAAAATTTTAACTGAATGATAGTTTATTGTACAGTTCTCCATATTTTGTTTTCTGCAGATTGgcttaaaaaaaagatgtgcaGGCTAGGACTACAGCTTCTGTTTCTATAAGTGATATAtgtgcatatttgattttaATCCCTTCAAATTGGATCAAGATTTGACGAGGTACTTCATTTTTAATAAAGGGATTTAGCAGCCATTAAAAAATATGCTGGATCAAGATTGACGAGGTACATCATTTCTAATAAACTGGATCAAGATTGACGAGTTACTTCATTGCCTACTTCATTTCAAACAAATGCTAGTACGCATTAAAAAAACATTGGGTTTGGAGATTACCATGTGAACAGCCATCCAGAATATAAGGATTTCCTATGTAGCCATTACGACAGACGCAGTTGTAGCCATTTTCCGAGTCCCTGCAAATGCTCTTGTTGCTAACACAAGCATAGCTCGTCTGGTTTTTACGGGCGCTTGCGCAGTCTGGTTGATCAGCGATTTGGGTGATACCATCGCGGAAGAGGAGTCTCGGAGGGCTTGTGGTGGAGTCGCACGTGAGCTCGAAGTCGGGACTTCGGAAGCAGCCGGAGCCGATGCCGAAGGGGTTCACGAAGGTCAGATCACCGCATGAATTATGGCAACCGGCGAGGGTGGCCGTTGATGGAACCACCCGGCCATGCCCTTCTTGCCTTCTTGGCGCAGCCAAATCCTTCGCCGATGTCAgtagcgtcgtcgtcgccagcaGGAAGACAAGCAAAAGTTGCAGGGAATTCGCGGCGTGTAGTGAGCGGATCATCTCGCTCTTGCCTCTTGCCTCTTGGGGTGTTTGGAGGAGAGTGTGGCACAGGGATGCTGCTTGGTGATCAGTGTCCAGTATGATGTACTTATAAGTGGAGTGCTTCGCATGATCCGCACAGCATGCATACTCTTGCTTTGCTTCGCCTTGCTACCATACAATTAAGTAATTAATCGAGTAAATTGCATCACCGATACACGAACTTATTAAGTGGGTGTAATCTAgtacacgaacttgtaaaaCGCTCGTTTTGGTACATGAATTTGTCTG is part of the Oryza glaberrima chromosome 4, OglaRS2, whole genome shotgun sequence genome and encodes:
- the LOC127770801 gene encoding uncharacterized protein LOC127770801; the encoded protein is MIRSLHAANSLQLLLVFLLATTTLLTSAKDLAAPRRQEGHGRVVPSTATLAGCHNSCGDLTFVNPFGIGSGCFRSPDFELTCDSTTSPPRLLFRDGITQIADQPDCASARKNQTSYACVSNKSICRDSENGYNCVCRNGYIGNPYILDGCSHGYNPLQRKMNCIRQCGNISVPFPFGMEEGCFAGK